The Oncorhynchus tshawytscha isolate Ot180627B linkage group LG16, Otsh_v2.0, whole genome shotgun sequence nucleotide sequence ttcaaccagtgtgtgcccattgGGTATTCTcatctactgtatttagcctatTTTGGTATTGTTGGCTACTAGAAGATCTGACATCACTCATATTGACTTAGCTGGCGGATGTTATCATCTGAGAACAGATATTTTACTGAAAAGGCAGTAAAACACAGCCAGTCCTAAACAGCTTATTACGGAGTTTAGTATTCAATGGGGTTTTAGATCTTGAGGAATCCAACTTTACCGGAGAATTAAGATTTTTACCAGAGAATGGTGTCTGGGGTTCCAACCTTTTTTTGAattgtaaaaacatgtttttgacaCTGTAAGCACATTCACACACAGGTGTTCTAACTTGACAAAATGCTTCCTTGAGTGTTTTGAGGTTAGAGTACTTCTCAAGGTTTCCCACTGTGTAATATTTTAGCAAGGATAGATGGCATAGATAAAGCTTTGCTTGGAATGAATCTGTCCATCAAACGGAATGTACCGCAACACAGCaatgaaaacatatttttgtaAACCCTACATTGAGTTAGTGGTGAAGCAGTAGAAAAGCATTCCATCAGTTCCCTCCCAGTGTTGCATGCTAAGTGGCTACAATTCACTGAAACGCAGGGAACTTGAAGTGTTTTTCTTTTCAGCTGCTGACCAGTAAAGCGAAGGTAAGATGCAGACTCAACTAACATTTCCACATAGATAAAATACCAGGGAGGGTTTGATATCTGGATATCAGAGGAGAAAATTGATACTGTAATGCCAAATAGAGGTTTTATTTGGGTAGGGTACAGTCTCAACTTGATAAGCCATGCTCTTGTTAGGTTGTAAAATACTTCTGACATAGTGATTCTCAATCTGATTTAGTTTATTATTTTGAATGCCAATATATGCGTTAGCGCCTCTGGAAAAAACAAATGATCAACCCTTTGCTGTCTTGATAGTTCACTCAGTTCCTTACCACACCATGCATGATCTATTCTTTTACAGCGATTCAGCCTTCCAAAAGACAACATACTCAAAGGGTCGAGAGCAAGGCTGCTCGTTGAAAGTGTACACATTTGGTTTTGTATTCTTTTATCGTCTTTGTGTGCAcgtttgtatgtacatattctggAATTCCGTGGCCGGTGCCTGTAGGTAGTGTTCAAGGTGgggtttctgtctctgtgtttcctgCTAGTGGCACCGCACTCCCACCACCCAGGAGACGGACGGCTTCCAGGTGAAGCGGCCAGGGGACGTGAGCGTGCGCTGCACACTGCTGCTAATGCTGGACTACCAGGTGAGGGCGCCATaaacaagaattgtacttttgaattccgtaaagtcggTGTGGAAGAGgggaattttttgttgttgtctatcaacaatgacaagccaccagggtctgacaatctagatggaaaattactgaggataatagcaaatgatattgccactcctgtttgccacatcttcaatttaagcctactagaaagtgtgtgccctcaggcctagagggaagctaaagtcattccgatacccaagaatagtaaagccctcCCGGGTGGCACAATGGTCTAagacagtgctagctgtgccaccagagattcggggttcgagcccaggctctgtcgcagctggccgcgaccgggaggtccatggggtgacgcacaattgacccagcgtcgtccgggataagggagggtttggccggcagggatatccttgtcttgtcgcgcactagtgactcctgtggcgggccgggcgcagtgcacgctgaccaggtctccaggtgtacggcgtttcctccgacacattggtgcggcttgggttggatgtgtgttgtgtcaagaagcagtgcagcttggttgtgtttcggaggacacacagctctcgaccttcgcctctcccgagtccgggAGATATCAGACTGTAACTacaaccaattggataccacgaaattgggaagaaaaaaaaggggttaaattaaaaaatatatttttaaagaatagtaaagccccctttactggacCAATCATCCTGGAAACAATTTTGACCAGatgcaatgctattttacagtaaacaaattgacaacagaatttcagcatgcttatagggaaggacattcaacaagtacAGCACTTAcccaaattactgatgattggctgagagaaattgatgataaaatgattgtgggggctgtcgtgttagacttcagtgcagcttttgacattattgatcatagtctactgctggaaaaacgtatgtgttatggctttacaccccctgctataatgcggataaagagttacttgtctaacagaacacagagggtgttatttaatggaagcctatcaaatagaatccagttagaatcaggattCCACAGGGTAGCTGTTTGGGCCCTTTGCTTTTTAACATTTTGACTAATTACATTCTATTTAGAGGACTTACAAAACTCTAACAAAAGTGTCCCCAAAGCAACTGTCATCtggccactgactttgagtaaagccagagttcaacactatacacgtcagctacttcagcgactgaaatgactgcaacactcaacaaagagctgcagttagtttcagagtgggtggcaaggaataagttagccctaaatatttataaaactaaaagcattgtatttggaacaaaacactcactaaaacctaaatcttgtaataaataatgtggatattgacaaaactgcttggagtaacactagattaaACTGTCATAGTCCAAACATATTGATTCAGTAGtggctaagatggggagaagtctgtctataataaagtgatgctctgccttcttaacaacactatcaacgaGGCAGGtcttacaggccctagttttgtcgcacctggctcagaacagggcagcacagctggctcttggatgtacacagagagctaatattaataatatgtatgtcaatctctcctggctgaaagtggaggagagattgactgcatcactacttttattgacatgttgaatgcaccgagctgtctgtctaaactactggcacacagctcggacacccatgcataccccacaagactgCCACAAgaggtccagaacagactatgggaggcatacagtactacatagagccatgactacatggaactctattccacatcaagtaactgactcaagcagtaaaattagaattaaaaaaacagataaaaaaaatcaccttatggaacagcagggactgtgaagcaacacaaacacaggcacagatacacacacttacgataacatacgcactatacatacacatggatttagtaatgTAGGTATGTGGTCGGGGCCTGAGGGGACACCGTTTGTTGTGaaatatattgtaatgttttaaaattgtataaactgccttaattttgctggaccccaggaagagtagctgctgctttgtcaGTCCTTTTAATTGTCAGTCGTGCACGAGGCTAAAATCTATTTAGAGGACTTACAAAACTCTAACAAAAGTGTCCCCAAAGCAACTGTCATCTGGCAGTTGTAATAGTTCCTGAGGTCAGTCGGCTAGTACTGACTGTGACCTCTCCGCAGCCCCCCCAGTTTAAACTGGACCCTCGTCTGGCTCGGCTGCTGGGTATCCACACCCAGACCCGCTCCTGTATCATCCAGGCCCTGTGGCAGTATGTCAAGACCAACAAGCTGCAGGACTCCCATGACAAGGAGTACATCAACTGTGACAAGTACTTTCAGCAGGTAGACGACACCCTTCTAGTTCTCCTCTGGCACTCTATTACCTGTTAGCTGTTGTCATAGTACCTTCAGTAGGGAGAGTATGCCTTTTGTTATTGGTTGCGTCCTGAATTGCACCCTATATAATTCATTAATTTCGACAAGAACCCTAAGGCGTtagacaaaagtagtgcactataaatggaatatgGTGCCGTTTGGGAGACACTCATTTGCCCTTCCCTGCTGATTGGTCTGTATTCTGCAATGTTATTGTCTGCCTCTCAGATCTTTGACTGCCCGAGGCTCAAGTTCTCGGAGATCCCCCAGCGTCTCACCAACCTCCTCCTGCCCCCTGACCCCATCGTCATCAACCACGTCATCAGGTGAGTAGCTCACACTTACTGTAACACCTTCCTGGCAACTTCCTAGTTTGAATTGAAGGGTGAATGCCTGGTCATAAAAGGCATTTTTTTatgtaataaaaaatataaaaacctaGCAGATTAATATATTTTGAAAAGCTATAAGATAACAATGTGGGCACAGCGCTTCACAGTTAATACTGTCCCAAATGGTAGATAATCCAATTAAAGTGTAAAGGCTGGGAGGCAAGAATCCTGGTAAGATAGACTACCAGCATTCTTGCCTTCCAGGCTTttcatttttattacatttgaaaTGCTGCCAACCTCAGTCTCACCATCCTTCCCCGCCTCTCCATGCAGTGTGGACCCTAATGACCAGAAGAAGACGGCATGCTATGACATTGACGTGGAGGTGGAGGACCCCCTGAAGAGCCAGATGAGCAGCTTCCTGCTCTCCACCGCCAACCAGCAGGAGATCGCCTCATTGGACAAcaaggtgggacaaccacacagGAAGGATAGCCAATCACAATTACCCAAGATGACCTTAAAGGTAGATTTACATTGCGGAGATGTGTGACGACTAATTACCGTCAGTTATATGTGAATTAGAGTTCAGAGCTGTCTGACCGTGTTGGATAGATTTCTATCTGATTCTCCCAGAGAATCTTGTCGCCCGAAGTGCAatcaccagggttggggtcaattccatttcaattctggaagtacactgaaatgctctgcaattccatttcaattctggaagtacactgaaatgctctgcaattccatttcaattctggAAGTACACTGGAAATGCTTTTCAAATGGGGAAAACTTAGAAATGAAATTGGGTTTACTTTctaaattgactggaattgaaatggaattgagcccaacccttcATAAACAATCGCACTGGTATAAATTGCATGTCGGCCGTGTGGAGAAAATCTCTGTCAGAGCTGGGACCGTTGTTCCCGCATCTCCACAATGTAAATCTACCTTTACATAGGTGTTGTGGCTTCATGTTCCCGTGGAAAAGCCTTGTTCTTTACACCGTCACCCCCGTTTCTTACACTACTATTTGAATGCAAATTCTGAAGAAACGCAGTGGCTCAAATAAATTGGTGTATTGAAATTGGAAAGTTATTTTCATATGCTTAGATCTGTGTAAGCTGTCCTCTAACATCAGGGATCATTATGAACCCTGTAGATCCATGAGACCATTGAGTCCATCAACCAGTTGAAGATCCAGAGGGACTTTATGCTCAGCTTCTCCAGGGATCCTAAAGGCTACATCCAGGACTGGCTCAAGTCCCAGAGCAGAGACCTGaaggtgagagacacacacacacgcacgcacatgcacatacacatacacacacctacctgACCAAcagtgctctctgattggctgcaGATGATGACGGACGTGGTGGGGAacccagaggaggagaggagggcggcGTTTTACCACGAGCCCTGGTCCCAGGAGGCCGTCAGTCGCTACTTCTACTGCAAGGTGAGGAGAAATGCCAGACGCTGCATCTTAAAACCTTTTAATAACTCGCACAACAGCATGCAAGTAGAAACACAAACTAGGAATTGTGATCGGATAAGTCCTATTTTGCGTTGAAGCTGTACCTGCTCTGGTTTACCAGTCAATGCCTATCACATTCACAAGCAATCAAATATTTGATTTACCATTTTTTacaaattgattgattgatactgtGTATCCACTTAGGTATATTGAGGTCgggttgtctttgtgtgtgtgatgctgatgCCACTTCCCTCTCACAGATCcagcagaggagacaggagcTGGAGCAGGCCTTGGCCGTGAGGAACACCTAAACGCGATCTTGGACGTCACGCTGCACTCTTCATCTGACCCCAGACCTGTGTTTGTTATTTGTTTTGTTGCTTTCTTCacattactgtagtactgtgaccCGTGGCCTCTGACCCATCCCCAATCGCatgtatctaaaaaaaaaaaactttaacaaTCTGTTCATCTCTGATGGACATGACCGGGcatctctctccacactcctggAATCCCAGGCCCACAGTTGGTTACTTTTAATGTCACCCACTAGCATGTCAGTCTTTCCATAGAGACTACAAGTCATTGTACTAGCTGCCTGCAGAATGATCACTGTGTCTTGGATCCTTCTCATCTCAACCAGATGGACTGAATCCAGCAGTACTGTACATAATCGAACGGTCCTAATGGTCCACTGCATCTCATTCATGAGTCCAAAGTGGCTGTTTGTAACCTAATGTTTCAAGTGTCTTGACTCACACACCGTTTGGATTGtgtacatttgtttttagtgtatcATTAgctatatatatgtgtgtgtgtgtggaaccaaATGAACACCAGCGGAATGAAGATTACAGTATGAAGTCGTGGGACTGGGCTCATTTCTCTTCTGAAGCCCAAATGTTGATGTCTGTCATTTTAAAACATGAATTTGTTCAAGGTAGGCAGCTTTCATGAATTAGATTTGCCCTCATTATAAACTAATCTAAAATGCAATCTTAAGATTAGCTTAATTTCGTTCAACTTTCTTCTGTAATTTACTTAAAACAATGTAACAGTATAAGTAGATCTCTGTATTAGTCCATATGTATTTCAGCAGATTGTTAAAAGGGACAATGACAATTAACACCAATATCTGCTGGCTGTAGAAAGGATAGATGGTGACAGGATGAGTAACGCAAGGTGAAGTACTGTGGTAACACTTGGCAGCCATAGCGTGGAGCCTTGGAGTCAGTACACCCTGTATGCTTTTACACAGACTAGCTCTCTGTAACAAAGCACCCAGACGGACTTGTCGCAGCAAATTGCCATGCAAATGGATTAGCTTTAGTGGTTAATTGTTTGTGCTGCTTCATTGTCCTGTCATAACGCTACCAAAGTCATGTCTGGGAACAGTATTAGCTACAGATCTCTCCCAATACTCAAGCCAGTGTTTTTAATATTAACGATGGACACATTTTGGAATATGATGTAACCAACACCATTTCCTATGTTGAACAATCATGGGGCAGGCAGTGAAGCTGCAGCCACAACATCTGTACATTGCCTGCTGTGAAAAATGTTGGCCGGTAACTAATTCTATTGTTTGAAATGAATGAAGAAATGGGTCTTTGTTCATTGTATTTTTTTAGTTAACATCTATTGTGAACTACCTGTCCCAAATGGATCTGTCTGACAGTATTTTGTCCTTGACCATTTTGACGGAGTCACCAAAGGTCTTGATAAAATAGTATTATACTAGTTAAAATAGACAATGAACAATGGTTACTGTGATTGTGTCTCAGCTCGATAAAGCTATGTTACCAGTTGAAACTGAAGGGTGGAATATGAAGACATTTTTAAGGGATATGTGAATGTAAATATCATTTTTTTCCCTTGATGGCAACTGTACAGCCTACGACTTGTCTGATTGTGTGTTTCGTTTAGGGAACGGTGGGACATATGTGGTGGGAAGGATTGGGTTTCATAGGTTTAAAGCTGTAGGACAGGGATGCTAGTGTCCTCTATGTACACttgggatgggggtgggggggggtgtatttTAGGTCATTGTTGGGTTATAATGGG carries:
- the LOC112215686 gene encoding SWI/SNF-related matrix-associated actin-dependent regulator of chromatin subfamily D member 3 isoform X2; amino-acid sequence: MWNAASSKRRGRKTAQVANRRPGMPSGARMPHQGAPMGPPGPPYSGSPTVRPGLPTPVMEPSRKRPAPSQQNQQQQNVQNRARKKPVGFPGANEMPARQMDMRDAQSDPTLGSNAKRRKMADKILPQRIRELVPESQAYMDLLAFERKLDQTIMRKRVDIQEALKRPMKQKRKLRLYISNTFNPAKPDADDSDGSIASWELRVEGKLLDDPGKLKRKFSSFFKSLVIELDKDLYGPDNHLVELLTSKAKRFSLPKDNILKGSRARLLVESWHRTPTTQETDGFQVKRPGDVSVRCTLLLMLDYQPPQFKLDPRLARLLGIHTQTRSCIIQALWQYVKTNKLQDSHDKEYINCDKYFQQIFDCPRLKFSEIPQRLTNLLLPPDPIVINHVISVDPNDQKKTACYDIDVEVEDPLKSQMSSFLLSTANQQEIASLDNKVGQPHRKDSQSQLPKMTLKIHETIESINQLKIQRDFMLSFSRDPKGYIQDWLKSQSRDLKMMTDVVGNPEEERRAAFYHEPWSQEAVSRYFYCKIQQRRQELEQALAVRNT
- the LOC112215686 gene encoding SWI/SNF-related matrix-associated actin-dependent regulator of chromatin subfamily D member 3 isoform X1, with translation MPSGARMPHQGAPMGPPGPPYSGSPTVRPGLPTPVMEPSRKRPAPSQQNQQQQNVQNRARKKPVGFPGANEMPARQMDMRDAQSDPTLGSNAKRRKMADKILPQRIRELVPESQAYMDLLAFERKLDQTIMRKRVDIQEALKRPMKQKRKLRLYISNTFNPAKPDADDSDGSIASWELRVEGKLLDDPGKLKRKFSSFFKSLVIELDKDLYGPDNHLVELLTSKAKRFSLPKDNILKGSRARLLVESWHRTPTTQETDGFQVKRPGDVSVRCTLLLMLDYQPPQFKLDPRLARLLGIHTQTRSCIIQALWQYVKTNKLQDSHDKEYINCDKYFQQIFDCPRLKFSEIPQRLTNLLLPPDPIVINHVISVDPNDQKKTACYDIDVEVEDPLKSQMSSFLLSTANQQEIASLDNKVGQPHRKDSQSQLPKMTLKIHETIESINQLKIQRDFMLSFSRDPKGYIQDWLKSQSRDLKMMTDVVGNPEEERRAAFYHEPWSQEAVSRYFYCKIQQRRQELEQALAVRNT
- the LOC112215686 gene encoding SWI/SNF-related matrix-associated actin-dependent regulator of chromatin subfamily D member 3 isoform X7, which gives rise to MERKRPGMPSGARMPHQGAPMGPPGPPYSGSPTVRPGLPTPVMEPSRKRPAPSQQNQQQQNVQNRARKKPVGFPGANEMPARQMDMRDAQSDPTLGSNAKRRKMADKILPQRIRELVPESQAYMDLLAFERKLDQTIMRKRVDIQEALKRPMKQKRKLRLYISNTFNPAKPDADDSDGSIASWELRVEGKLLDDPGKLKRKFSSFFKSLVIELDKDLYGPDNHLVELLTSKAKRFSLPKDNILKGSRARLLVESWHRTPTTQETDGFQVKRPGDVSVRCTLLLMLDYQPPQFKLDPRLARLLGIHTQTRSCIIQALWQYVKTNKLQDSHDKEYINCDKYFQQIFDCPRLKFSEIPQRLTNLLLPPDPIVINHVISVDPNDQKKTACYDIDVEVEDPLKSQMSSFLLSTANQQEIASLDNKVGQPHRKDSQSQLPKMTLKIHETIESINQLKIQRDFMLSFSRDPKGYIQDWLKSQSRDLKMMTDVVGNPEEERRAAFYHEPWSQEAVSRYFYCKIQQRRQELEQALAVRNT
- the LOC112215686 gene encoding SWI/SNF-related matrix-associated actin-dependent regulator of chromatin subfamily D member 3 isoform X6 yields the protein MPSGARMPHQGAPMGPPGPPYSGSPTVRPGLPTPVMEPSRKRPAPSQQNQQQQNVQNRARNAKRRKMADKILPQRIRELVPESQAYMDLLAFERKLDQTIMRKRVDIQEALKRPMKQKRKLRLYISNTFNPAKPDADDSDGSIASWELRVEGKLLDDPGKLKRKFSSFFKSLVIELDKDLYGPDNHLVELLTSKAKRFSLPKDNILKGSRARLLVESWHRTPTTQETDGFQVKRPGDVSVRCTLLLMLDYQPPQFKLDPRLARLLGIHTQTRSCIIQALWQYVKTNKLQDSHDKEYINCDKYFQQIFDCPRLKFSEIPQRLTNLLLPPDPIVINHVISVDPNDQKKTACYDIDVEVEDPLKSQMSSFLLSTANQQEIASLDNKVGQPHRKDSQSQLPKMTLKIHETIESINQLKIQRDFMLSFSRDPKGYIQDWLKSQSRDLKMMTDVVGNPEEERRAAFYHEPWSQEAVSRYFYCKIQQRRQELEQALAVRNT
- the LOC112215686 gene encoding SWI/SNF-related matrix-associated actin-dependent regulator of chromatin subfamily D member 3 isoform X4, whose amino-acid sequence is MPSGARMPHQGAPMGPPGPPYSGSPTVRPGLPTPVMEPSRKRPAPSQQNQQQQNVQNRARKKPVGFPGANEMPARQMDMRDAQSDPTLGSNAKRRKMADKILPQRIRELVPESQAYMDLLAFERKLDQTIMRKRVDIQEALKRPMKQKRKLRLYISNTFNPAKPDADDSDGSIASWELRVEGKLLDDPGKLKRKFSSFFKSLVIELDKDLYGPDNHLVELLTSKAKWHRTPTTQETDGFQVKRPGDVSVRCTLLLMLDYQPPQFKLDPRLARLLGIHTQTRSCIIQALWQYVKTNKLQDSHDKEYINCDKYFQQIFDCPRLKFSEIPQRLTNLLLPPDPIVINHVISVDPNDQKKTACYDIDVEVEDPLKSQMSSFLLSTANQQEIASLDNKVGQPHRKDSQSQLPKMTLKIHETIESINQLKIQRDFMLSFSRDPKGYIQDWLKSQSRDLKMMTDVVGNPEEERRAAFYHEPWSQEAVSRYFYCKIQQRRQELEQALAVRNT
- the LOC112215686 gene encoding SWI/SNF-related matrix-associated actin-dependent regulator of chromatin subfamily D member 3 isoform X3, coding for MPSGARMPHQGAPMGPPGPPYSGSPTVRPGLPTPVMEPSRKRPAPSQQNQQQQNVQNRARKKPVGFPGANEMPARQMDMRDAQSDPTLGSNAKRRKMADKILPQRIRELVPESQAYMDLLAFERKLDQTIMRKRVDIQEALKRPMKQKRKLRLYISNTFNPAKPDADDSDGSIASWELRVEGKLLDDPGKLKRKFSSFFKSLVIELDKDLYGPDNHLVELLTSKAKRFSLPKDNILKGSRARLLVESWHRTPTTQETDGFQVKRPGDVSVRCTLLLMLDYQPPQFKLDPRLARLLGIHTQTRSCIIQALWQYVKTNKLQDSHDKEYINCDKYFQQIFDCPRLKFSEIPQRLTNLLLPPDPIVINHVISVDPNDQKKTACYDIDVEVEDPLKSQMSSFLLSTANQQEIASLDNKIHETIESINQLKIQRDFMLSFSRDPKGYIQDWLKSQSRDLKMMTDVVGNPEEERRAAFYHEPWSQEAVSRYFYCKIQQRRQELEQALAVRNT
- the LOC112215686 gene encoding SWI/SNF-related matrix-associated actin-dependent regulator of chromatin subfamily D member 3 isoform X9, with the translated sequence MLRLFLSDLEDTVAQPRATPALVSRTTPALVSRTTPALRPGMPSGARMPHQGAPMGPPGPPYSGSPTVRPGLPTPVMEPSRKRPAPSQQNQQQQNVQNRARNAKRRKMADKILPQRIRELVPESQAYMDLLAFERKLDQTIMRKRVDIQEALKRPMKQKRKLRLYISNTFNPAKPDADDSDGSIASWELRVEGKLLDDPGKLKRKFSSFFKSLVIELDKDLYGPDNHLVEWHRTPTTQETDGFQVKRPGDVSVRCTLLLMLDYQPPQFKLDPRLARLLGIHTQTRSCIIQALWQYVKTNKLQDSHDKEYINCDKYFQQIFDCPRLKFSEIPQRLTNLLLPPDPIVINHVISVDPNDQKKTACYDIDVEVEDPLKSQMSSFLLSTANQQEIASLDNKIHETIESINQLKIQRDFMLSFSRDPKGYIQDWLKSQSRDLKMMTDVVGNPEEERRAAFYHEPWSQEAVSRYFYCKIQQRRQELEQALAVRNT
- the LOC112215686 gene encoding SWI/SNF-related matrix-associated actin-dependent regulator of chromatin subfamily D member 3 isoform X5, which codes for MPSGARMPHQGAPMGPPGPPYSGSPTVRPGLPTPVMEPSRKRPAPSQQNQQQQNVQNRARKKPVGFPGANEMPARQMDMRDAQSDPTLGSNAKRRKMADKILPQRIRELVPESQAYMDLLAFERKLDQTIMRKRVDIQEALKRPMKQKRKLRLYISNTFNPAKPDADDSDGSIASWELRVEGKLLDDPGKLKRKFSSFFKSLVIELDKDLYGPDNHLVEWHRTPTTQETDGFQVKRPGDVSVRCTLLLMLDYQPPQFKLDPRLARLLGIHTQTRSCIIQALWQYVKTNKLQDSHDKEYINCDKYFQQIFDCPRLKFSEIPQRLTNLLLPPDPIVINHVISVDPNDQKKTACYDIDVEVEDPLKSQMSSFLLSTANQQEIASLDNKVGQPHRKDSQSQLPKMTLKIHETIESINQLKIQRDFMLSFSRDPKGYIQDWLKSQSRDLKMMTDVVGNPEEERRAAFYHEPWSQEAVSRYFYCKIQQRRQELEQALAVRNT
- the LOC112215686 gene encoding SWI/SNF-related matrix-associated actin-dependent regulator of chromatin subfamily D member 3 isoform X8 codes for the protein MPSGARMPHQGAPMGPPGPPYSGSPTVRPGLPTPVMEPSRKRPAPSQQNQQQQNVQNRARKKPVGFPGANEMPARQMDMRDAQSDPTLGSNAKRRKMADKILPQRIRELVPESQAYMDLLAFERKLDQTIMRKRVDIQEALKRPMKQKRKLRLYISNTFNPAKPDADDSDGSIASWELRVEGKLLDDPGKLKRKFSSFFKSLVIELDKDLYGPDNHLVEWHRTPTTQETDGFQVKRPGDVSVRCTLLLMLDYQPPQFKLDPRLARLLGIHTQTRSCIIQALWQYVKTNKLQDSHDKEYINCDKYFQQIFDCPRLKFSEIPQRLTNLLLPPDPIVINHVISVDPNDQKKTACYDIDVEVEDPLKSQMSSFLLSTANQQEIASLDNKIHETIESINQLKIQRDFMLSFSRDPKGYIQDWLKSQSRDLKMMTDVVGNPEEERRAAFYHEPWSQEAVSRYFYCKIQQRRQELEQALAVRNT